A section of the Pseudomonas fluorescens genome encodes:
- a CDS encoding HIT family protein, which yields MSLISERVALARRGANDKVICKMPSGWAVMGDVQFLPGYCLLLPDPVVPSLNDLDLQARTTYLLDMARLGDAVLQATDALRMNYEILGNSEPQLHCHIFPRYASEAEQYRKMPVWFYDWKNATPYTEDAHGALRLEIARRLNA from the coding sequence ATGTCTCTGATTTCGGAACGTGTGGCACTGGCGCGCAGAGGCGCCAACGATAAGGTTATTTGCAAGATGCCCTCTGGTTGGGCGGTGATGGGCGATGTGCAGTTCCTGCCCGGCTACTGTCTGCTGCTGCCTGATCCGGTGGTGCCGAGCCTCAACGACCTGGATCTCCAGGCCAGGACCACCTACCTGCTGGACATGGCCCGCCTCGGCGATGCCGTGTTGCAGGCCACCGATGCCCTGCGGATGAATTACGAAATCCTTGGCAATTCAGAGCCGCAGTTGCACTGCCACATCTTCCCGCGCTACGCCTCGGAAGCCGAGCAATACCGCAAGATGCCGGTGTGGTTCTACGACTGGAAAAACGCCACACCCTACACCGAGGATGCCCATGGCGCGTTACGGCTGGAAATTGCGCGGCGGCTGAACGCGTAA
- a CDS encoding DUF2790 domain-containing protein yields MNLLKLSIAALALSLSTAAFATGGGDRVFEKLMSDNQKAMAAYALKNGKEQPQVQNYRYGMKLDIAKVVNVTPQIRSCDIVPSRMTYEDTSGKLNTIEYQIMGQCRNNGR; encoded by the coding sequence ATGAACCTGTTGAAACTAAGTATTGCTGCATTGGCGTTGTCATTATCCACGGCCGCATTCGCCACGGGAGGCGGTGATCGTGTGTTTGAGAAGTTGATGAGCGATAACCAGAAAGCCATGGCCGCTTATGCGCTGAAAAACGGCAAGGAGCAGCCTCAGGTCCAGAACTATCGCTACGGTATGAAGTTGGATATCGCCAAGGTAGTCAACGTAACCCCGCAGATCCGCTCCTGTGACATCGTGCCGTCGCGCATGACCTACGAAGACACGAGCGGCAAGCTCAATACCATCGAATACCAGATCATGGGGCAGTGCCGTAACAATGGCCGCTGA
- a CDS encoding OprO/OprP family phosphate-selective porin, translated as MAGSLLAMSVQAGTVTTDGADLVIKTKGGLEVATTDKEFSFKLGGRIQADYARFNDYYTRNGNSADAAYFRRAYLEFGGTVYKDWKYQINYDLSRNVGNDSAGYFDEGSVTYTGFNPLNLKVGRFYTDFGLEKATSSKWVTALERNLSYDVAEWINDNVGMGVQANGVVGEMAYLSGSVFSENNNDTDGDSVKRYNLRGVFAPLHESGNVLHVGVQYAYRDLKDAAIDTRIRSRMGMRGVETNGGNSAGTNGTRSVFGGSAAQQGLWKDDSVWGLEGAWALDAFSVQGEYLRRTLKADAAQNDVKASGYYAQMAYTLTGEPRIYKLDGAKFDSIKPQNKQIGAWEVFYRYDAFTVEDDNVVVSTNVRQVGDSEGKAHTLGVNWYANEAVKVSANYVKARTDNVSNIQGDDTGDGIVMRLQYVF; from the coding sequence ATGGCGGGCAGCCTATTGGCTATGTCGGTCCAGGCGGGCACGGTAACCACCGATGGCGCCGACCTTGTGATCAAGACCAAGGGCGGCCTGGAAGTGGCCACCACCGACAAAGAGTTCAGCTTCAAGCTGGGCGGGCGCATCCAGGCCGATTACGCAAGGTTTAATGATTACTACACCCGTAACGGTAACTCGGCGGACGCTGCGTATTTTCGTCGCGCTTATCTGGAGTTTGGCGGTACGGTCTACAAAGACTGGAAATATCAGATCAACTACGACCTTTCCCGGAACGTGGGCAATGACAGCGCCGGTTACTTCGACGAAGGCAGTGTGACTTACACCGGGTTCAACCCGCTGAACCTGAAAGTCGGTCGTTTCTACACGGACTTTGGCCTGGAGAAAGCCACCAGCTCCAAGTGGGTCACGGCCCTGGAGCGTAATCTTTCCTACGATGTTGCCGAGTGGATCAACGATAACGTCGGCATGGGCGTACAGGCCAACGGTGTCGTGGGTGAGATGGCCTATCTATCCGGCAGCGTGTTCAGCGAAAACAACAACGACACCGACGGCGACAGCGTCAAGCGCTACAACCTGCGCGGCGTGTTCGCACCGTTGCATGAGTCTGGCAATGTGCTGCACGTCGGGGTGCAGTACGCCTACCGCGACCTCAAGGACGCAGCCATCGACACGCGTATCCGCTCACGCATGGGCATGCGCGGCGTCGAGACCAATGGCGGTAACAGTGCCGGCACCAATGGCACCCGTTCGGTATTTGGCGGCAGCGCTGCCCAGCAAGGCCTGTGGAAAGACGACTCGGTGTGGGGCCTGGAAGGTGCCTGGGCACTGGACGCTTTCTCGGTGCAGGGCGAGTACCTGCGACGGACCCTCAAGGCCGATGCGGCACAAAATGACGTCAAGGCCAGCGGCTATTACGCACAGATGGCCTACACCCTGACCGGCGAGCCACGCATCTATAAACTCGATGGCGCCAAATTCGACTCCATCAAGCCGCAAAACAAACAGATCGGTGCCTGGGAGGTGTTCTACCGCTACGACGCGTTCACCGTCGAGGACGACAATGTCGTTGTCAGCACCAATGTGCGCCAGGTCGGCGACAGCGAGGGCAAAGCCCATACCCTGGGGGTCAATTGGTACGCTAATGAAGCGGTCAAGGTCAGTGCCAACTACGTCAAGGCCCGCACAGATAACGTCAGCAACATCCAGGGCGATGACACGGGCGATGGGATCGTGATGCGCTTGCAATACGTCTTCTAA
- a CDS encoding dihydrodipicolinate synthase family protein has translation MSDNIFTGCIPALMTPCTAERQPDFDALVAKGRELIEIGMSAVVYCGSMGDWPLLTEAQRQEGVARLVAAGIPTIVGTGAVNSREAVSHAAHAAKVGVHGLMVIPRVLSRGASATAQKAHFAAILSAAPNLPAVIYNSPYYGFATRADLFFELRREYPNLIGFKEFGGGADLRYAAEHITSKDDDVTLMVGVDTQVVHGFVNCSATGAITGIGNALPREVLQLVALSKKAAKGDAKARRQARELEAALAVLSSFDEGCDLVLYYKHLMVLNGDLEYRLHFNQSDVLSDAQRRYAENQYALFRQWYANWSAEQNID, from the coding sequence ATGAGCGATAACATCTTCACCGGCTGCATCCCGGCCCTGATGACCCCGTGCACTGCCGAGCGCCAGCCGGACTTCGACGCCCTGGTTGCCAAGGGCCGCGAGCTGATCGAGATCGGCATGAGCGCCGTGGTGTATTGCGGCTCCATGGGCGACTGGCCGCTGCTCACCGAAGCCCAGCGCCAGGAAGGCGTGGCCCGCCTGGTAGCGGCGGGTATCCCGACCATCGTCGGCACCGGCGCGGTCAACAGCCGTGAAGCCGTTTCCCATGCGGCGCATGCGGCCAAGGTCGGCGTCCATGGCTTGATGGTCATCCCGCGGGTGCTGTCCCGTGGTGCCTCGGCCACCGCACAAAAGGCCCACTTCGCGGCAATCCTCAGCGCTGCGCCAAACCTGCCGGCGGTGATCTACAACAGCCCCTACTACGGCTTTGCCACCCGCGCCGACCTGTTCTTTGAACTGCGCCGCGAGTACCCGAACCTGATCGGCTTCAAGGAATTCGGCGGTGGCGCCGACCTGCGCTACGCGGCCGAACACATCACCTCCAAGGACGATGACGTGACCCTGATGGTGGGTGTGGATACCCAAGTGGTGCACGGTTTTGTCAACTGCAGCGCCACCGGTGCCATCACCGGCATCGGCAACGCCCTGCCACGGGAAGTCCTGCAACTGGTGGCCTTGAGCAAGAAAGCCGCCAAGGGCGATGCCAAAGCCCGGCGCCAGGCCCGCGAGCTGGAAGCGGCGCTGGCGGTGCTGTCGTCCTTCGATGAAGGCTGCGACCTGGTGCTCTATTACAAGCACTTGATGGTGCTCAATGGCGACCTGGAGTACCGCCTGCACTTCAACCAAAGCGATGTACTCAGCGATGCCCAGCGCCGGTATGCCGAGAACCAGTACGCGCTGTTCCGCCAGTGGTACGCCAACTGGTCGGCAGAACAGAACATCGACTGA
- a CDS encoding LysR family transcriptional regulator produces MTAQEPLIDLALAQRFLTCARCASFRQAARSLNIPTAELRKQLAQLEGRLGSPLFVYRENALRLTLKGQRLQALLLARFGDVQPHVGTLPQPLLRLAVEDSLMHDLLARDLLDFMRKHPAMQLEVIPLTGEPTRQADVMVWLADADRPRPSPGFAMTTPQRLARIDFSPHMAKRYCRGNRLPRRLADLSDFMLVQGRTNAPVAAFEPWNRLVKQRQRAVTQVHSQAWVREWVRHSACVGLLPDYISHLDTNLLALTPLFSEPMQRLAWLSTAPLTAGQPHVQALVALVRKAFEDRRDWFEKVTEQDA; encoded by the coding sequence ATGACCGCGCAGGAACCCTTGATTGACCTCGCGCTGGCGCAGCGTTTTCTGACATGCGCACGTTGTGCCAGCTTTCGCCAGGCTGCGCGCAGCCTGAACATCCCCACTGCAGAATTGCGCAAGCAACTGGCCCAGCTGGAAGGGCGCCTGGGCAGCCCCCTGTTTGTGTACCGGGAAAATGCCCTGCGCCTGACCCTCAAGGGGCAGCGCCTGCAAGCGTTGCTGCTGGCGCGTTTTGGCGATGTTCAGCCACATGTGGGTACGTTGCCTCAGCCGTTGTTGCGCCTGGCCGTGGAAGACTCCCTGATGCACGATCTGCTGGCGCGCGATCTGCTGGATTTTATGCGCAAACACCCGGCGATGCAGTTGGAGGTCATCCCTCTGACAGGCGAGCCGACGCGCCAGGCCGACGTCATGGTGTGGCTGGCGGATGCTGACCGTCCGCGTCCCTCCCCAGGGTTTGCCATGACCACGCCGCAACGTCTGGCGCGCATCGACTTCAGCCCGCACATGGCCAAGCGTTACTGTCGTGGCAACCGCTTGCCCAGGCGCCTTGCAGACCTGTCTGACTTCATGCTGGTACAAGGCCGCACGAATGCGCCGGTTGCCGCTTTTGAACCCTGGAACCGCCTGGTCAAACAGCGCCAGCGGGCAGTAACCCAGGTGCATTCCCAGGCGTGGGTGCGCGAGTGGGTCAGGCACAGTGCCTGTGTCGGCTTATTACCGGACTACATCAGCCATCTGGATACAAACCTGCTGGCCCTGACGCCATTGTTTAGCGAGCCTATGCAGCGGCTGGCGTGGCTGTCCACGGCGCCTTTGACCGCTGGGCAACCCCATGTGCAAGCGCTGGTGGCGTTGGTTCGCAAAGCTTTCGAGGATCGGCGTGATTGGTTTGAAAAAGTTACCGAGCAAGACGCTTGA
- a CDS encoding NAD(P)/FAD-dependent oxidoreductase, producing the protein MPDNRQPDIDIAVVGAGIIGVACALQLARQGRRVVVIDQQEPGMGASFGNAGHLATEQVFPIADLSILTRLPAMLLDPMGPLRLDWKYLPRALPWFTRLLLNLRPTAYQRTVAGIRALNESSLDAWQRLLASISRPQLMREDGSLLVFERTESRQAIEGLKARMAQQQVPVDLWSADAVQQAAPQLSERIQGGLFFPRTGHFLDPYRVVCELVEAAKACGVTFLKQQVRNGQLQAQGVALRTDQGHVSARQVLIACGAHSATLTQALTGKKVPLDTERGYHLMLPHEQGRLPFAVTSLERKFIMTPMADGLRLAGTVEFAGLDRPPDMERAWQLHRLSQGLLRHELSVADATPWMGFRPSLPDSLPIIDRVCDGKVLLAFGHQHLGLTQAAVTAELIAQQVSPVDRPHPKGLPALEAYRLDRFW; encoded by the coding sequence ATGCCCGACAACCGTCAACCCGACATCGACATTGCCGTGGTCGGCGCCGGCATCATCGGCGTCGCCTGCGCCCTGCAACTCGCCCGCCAGGGCCGCCGCGTGGTGGTCATCGACCAGCAGGAACCGGGCATGGGCGCCTCGTTCGGCAACGCCGGGCATTTGGCGACCGAGCAAGTGTTCCCTATCGCCGACCTGTCGATCCTGACGCGCCTGCCCGCCATGCTGCTGGACCCGATGGGGCCGCTGCGCCTGGACTGGAAATACTTGCCCCGTGCCCTGCCCTGGTTTACCCGCCTGTTGCTGAACCTGCGACCGACCGCCTACCAGCGCACGGTCGCCGGTATCCGCGCACTCAATGAAAGCAGCCTGGACGCCTGGCAGCGTTTGCTGGCGAGCATCTCCCGGCCACAACTGATGCGCGAAGACGGTTCGTTGCTGGTGTTTGAACGCACCGAATCGCGCCAGGCAATTGAAGGGTTGAAAGCACGCATGGCCCAGCAACAGGTACCGGTGGACTTATGGTCGGCGGACGCCGTACAGCAGGCTGCACCACAATTAAGCGAACGGATCCAGGGTGGCCTGTTCTTTCCCCGGACCGGGCACTTCCTCGATCCCTATCGCGTGGTCTGCGAATTGGTCGAAGCCGCCAAGGCCTGCGGCGTGACATTCCTCAAGCAGCAGGTTCGAAATGGCCAGCTTCAGGCCCAGGGTGTTGCACTGCGCACCGACCAGGGCCACGTGAGCGCCCGCCAGGTCTTGATCGCCTGCGGCGCGCACTCGGCAACACTCACCCAGGCGCTGACCGGTAAAAAGGTGCCACTGGACACCGAGCGCGGCTATCACCTGATGCTGCCCCACGAGCAAGGCCGCTTGCCCTTCGCCGTCACCTCACTGGAGCGCAAGTTCATCATGACGCCCATGGCCGATGGGCTGCGGCTGGCCGGCACCGTGGAGTTCGCCGGCCTCGACCGGCCACCGGACATGGAGCGCGCCTGGCAGTTGCACCGCCTGAGCCAAGGCTTGCTGCGGCACGAACTGAGCGTTGCCGATGCCACACCGTGGATGGGCTTTCGGCCATCGTTGCCGGATTCGTTGCCGATCATCGACCGAGTGTGTGACGGTAAGGTGTTGCTGGCTTTCGGTCATCAACACCTGGGCCTGACCCAGGCAGCTGTCACCGCCGAACTTATCGCGCAGCAGGTATCGCCGGTCGACAGGCCCCACCCCAAAGGCTTGCCGGCATTGGAGGCCTATCGGCTGGATCGTTTCTGGTAG
- a CDS encoding 4-hydroxyproline epimerase codes for MKRLHVIDSHTGGEPTRLIMNGFPTLTGQTIAEQLDSLRTEHDQWRRACLLEPRGNDVLVGALYCEPVSPGATCGVIFFNNAGYLGMCGHGTIGLVASLHYLGHIAPGEHRIDTPVGPVSATLHADGAVTLRNVPAYRYRQQVPVEVPGHGRVYGDIAWGGNWFFLVSEHGQGLHMANVDALTDFTWAMLKALQAQGIHGEDGALIDHIELFADDDQADSRNFVMCPGKAYDRSPCGTGTSAKLACLAADGKLKAGEPWRQASITASQFEGRFEWEGERIRPFITGRAYMTADSTLLIDEQDPFAWGI; via the coding sequence GCGGCGAACCCACGCGCCTGATCATGAATGGCTTCCCCACCCTTACCGGCCAGACCATCGCCGAGCAACTCGACAGCCTGCGCACCGAACATGATCAATGGCGCCGCGCTTGTCTGCTGGAGCCCCGTGGCAACGATGTACTGGTCGGTGCGCTGTACTGCGAGCCGGTCTCGCCGGGCGCCACTTGTGGCGTGATTTTCTTCAACAATGCCGGCTACCTCGGCATGTGTGGCCACGGCACCATCGGCCTGGTCGCCTCGTTGCACTACCTGGGGCACATCGCACCCGGGGAGCACCGCATCGACACACCGGTGGGCCCGGTCAGCGCCACCTTGCATGCGGACGGCGCAGTGACCCTGCGCAATGTGCCTGCCTATCGCTATCGCCAGCAGGTGCCGGTGGAAGTACCGGGCCATGGCCGCGTGTATGGCGATATCGCCTGGGGTGGCAATTGGTTTTTCCTGGTGTCCGAGCACGGCCAGGGCTTGCACATGGCCAATGTCGATGCCCTCACCGACTTCACCTGGGCGATGCTCAAGGCCCTCCAAGCCCAAGGCATCCATGGCGAAGACGGCGCGTTGATCGACCATATCGAACTGTTCGCCGATGACGACCAGGCCGACAGCCGCAATTTCGTCATGTGCCCTGGCAAGGCCTACGACCGATCGCCCTGCGGCACCGGCACCAGCGCCAAGCTGGCGTGCCTGGCCGCCGATGGAAAACTCAAGGCCGGGGAGCCGTGGAGACAAGCCAGCATCACCGCCAGCCAATTCGAAGGCCGCTTTGAGTGGGAGGGCGAACGCATCCGCCCCTTCATCACCGGCCGCGCCTACATGACCGCCGACAGCACCTTGTTGATCGACGAACAGGACCCTTTCGCCTGGGGCATTTAA
- a CDS encoding DUF2388 domain-containing protein, whose product MDLWKVFALCLLTSISPHTLAGEPEKPGDRAMYWTTVGPTLFSTIATELTTHPGNFFAPAKSDALAFIGSEGQIRGAQFEQAVRYYHGAYRPPFMSDGQLALAIATAY is encoded by the coding sequence ATGGATTTATGGAAAGTTTTCGCGCTCTGCCTACTGACGTCGATCAGCCCCCATACACTGGCCGGGGAACCCGAGAAACCGGGCGACCGCGCCATGTACTGGACCACGGTCGGGCCTACGCTTTTCAGCACCATCGCCACTGAACTCACGACCCACCCCGGCAACTTCTTTGCTCCGGCCAAGTCGGATGCCCTGGCCTTTATTGGCTCGGAGGGGCAGATACGGGGCGCGCAATTTGAACAGGCGGTGCGTTACTACCATGGGGCGTACCGCCCGCCGTTTATGTCCGACGGGCAGTTGGCCCTGGCGATTGCGACGGCTTACTGA
- a CDS encoding aldehyde dehydrogenase (NADP(+)), with amino-acid sequence MTLTGNMLIGQHSIPGTRAALHAINPATQAALEPAYHGGSTEQVAQACALAWSAFDRYRETSLAARAECLDTIADEIEALGDELIERAVAETGLPQARIQGERGRTCQQLRAFARTVRAGEWLDVRVDTAQPERQPLPRADLRQRQVPLGPVAVFGASNFPLAFSVAGGDTASALAAGCPVIVKAHGAHPGTSELVGRALARAVKQCGLPEGVFSLLYGADHEVGMALVSDPRIKAVGFTGSRSGGIALCQAAQARPVPIPVYAEMSSINPVYLFPAALKARSEALAQGFVASLTQGAGQFCTNPGLVIAVQGAPLAQFVSIASNLLQRSPAQTMLTPGIFQAYQAGIGALAEHAHCLASGLAAQGPNQCQAQLFATHAQDFLANPHLQAEVFGAASLLVQCADNEQVRQVTEHLEGQLTATLHLDEGDLGHAQALLPALERKAGRLLVNGWPTGVEVCDAMVHGGPFPATSDSRSTSVGTAAILRFLRPVCYQDFPDSLLPAALKQANPLQLRRLLDGQREA; translated from the coding sequence ATGACTCTGACAGGCAATATGCTGATCGGTCAGCACTCCATTCCCGGCACCCGCGCCGCCCTCCACGCCATCAACCCGGCAACCCAGGCTGCGCTGGAGCCGGCCTATCACGGCGGTTCCACCGAACAGGTGGCCCAGGCCTGCGCGCTGGCGTGGTCAGCCTTCGATCGCTACCGCGAAACGTCCCTGGCGGCGCGTGCTGAATGTCTCGACACCATCGCCGATGAAATAGAAGCCCTGGGCGATGAACTGATCGAACGGGCGGTGGCTGAAACCGGCTTGCCCCAGGCGCGAATCCAGGGCGAACGGGGCCGTACCTGCCAGCAACTGCGCGCGTTCGCCCGGACCGTGCGCGCCGGCGAGTGGCTGGATGTGCGGGTCGACACCGCACAACCCGAACGCCAGCCCCTGCCCCGTGCCGACCTGCGCCAACGCCAGGTGCCGCTGGGGCCGGTGGCGGTATTCGGCGCCAGCAACTTCCCGCTGGCCTTTTCGGTGGCAGGCGGTGATACCGCTTCGGCACTCGCCGCCGGTTGCCCGGTGATCGTCAAAGCCCACGGCGCCCACCCCGGCACCAGCGAACTGGTGGGCCGTGCGCTGGCCCGTGCAGTCAAGCAATGTGGCCTGCCCGAAGGCGTGTTCTCCCTGCTGTACGGCGCTGACCATGAAGTGGGGATGGCCCTGGTCAGCGACCCACGGATCAAGGCCGTGGGGTTTACCGGCTCGCGAAGTGGCGGCATCGCCTTGTGCCAGGCGGCCCAGGCACGCCCGGTGCCCATCCCGGTGTATGCAGAAATGAGTTCGATCAATCCGGTGTACCTGTTCCCTGCCGCCCTCAAGGCGCGCAGCGAGGCGTTGGCGCAAGGCTTTGTCGCCTCACTGACCCAGGGCGCCGGGCAGTTCTGCACCAACCCCGGCCTGGTGATTGCGGTGCAAGGCGCGCCGCTTGCGCAGTTTGTCAGCATCGCCAGCAACCTCCTGCAACGCAGCCCGGCGCAGACCATGCTCACCCCGGGCATCTTCCAGGCCTATCAGGCGGGCATCGGCGCTCTGGCCGAGCATGCCCATTGCCTAGCCAGCGGGTTGGCGGCGCAAGGCCCGAACCAATGCCAGGCCCAGCTGTTTGCTACCCACGCGCAAGACTTCCTCGCCAACCCACATCTACAGGCCGAAGTCTTCGGCGCCGCCTCGTTGCTGGTGCAATGCGCCGACAACGAGCAAGTGCGCCAAGTGACCGAACACCTCGAAGGCCAACTGACCGCAACCCTGCACCTGGATGAGGGCGACCTGGGGCACGCACAGGCATTGCTGCCGGCCCTTGAACGCAAGGCTGGCCGGCTGCTGGTCAATGGCTGGCCGACTGGGGTGGAGGTGTGTGACGCCATGGTGCATGGCGGGCCGTTCCCGGCCACCTCGGACTCACGCTCGACCTCAGTCGGTACCGCTGCGATCCTGCGCTTCCTGCGCCCGGTGTGTTACCAGGACTTCCCCGACAGCCTGCTGCCCGCGGCCTTGAAACAGGCTAATCCCTTGCAGTTGCGGCGTTTGCTCGACGGCCAGAGAGAAGCCTGA